Part of the Streptomyces sp. WMMC500 genome is shown below.
CAGCCGCCCGGCGGCGGTGCCCTCGGCGATGCGGGCGGCGAGCACGTCGCGGAACGCCCGCCGGAAGACGAGGCGTTCGGTCTCGACGGCGGTGTCGACGGGCTCGGCGAGCAGCGCGTACGCCAGCCGCGGACGGGCCAGCGCCCGGCGCGCGAACGTCTCCGCGGCGGCGGCGACACCCGCCGCGGGGTCGTCGGGCCGGCGGGCGGCGGCGGAGACGGCGTCGACCTCGGCGGTGACGACGCTGCGGAACAGCTCGACGGCGAGCACCGACTTGCTGGGGAAGTGCCGGTAGACGCTGCCGGTGGCGATGCCGGCCCGGGCGGCCACGGCGGCGACGGTGCAGCCGCCGTAGCCCTCGTCGGCGAGGAGCGCGCGGGCGGCGTCGAGGAGTGCGTGCCGCCGGTCGTCCATCCGCGCCTGGACGGCGGGGGTGCGGCGGTAGGGCATGGGAAGGATTGAAGCAGCGATTCAGAGCTTCAACAAGAGGCACGGAGCGATGTCAGTGGCGGGTGCCAGACTCGGGGCATGACGGATGAGCTGCGGCTGAGGGATGTGGTCGAGGCGGACCTGGAGGTCTTCCTCGCGCACGAGCACGACCCGGAGAACGTGCGGCGGTCGCACTTCCCGCCGCGCGAGCGGGAGCGTTTCCTGACGCACTGGCGGGAGCGGGTCCTGGGGGACCCGACGGGCCTGGTGCAGACCGTGGAGGTCGACGGCCGGGTCGCGGGGAACGTGGTGGCGTGGTGGGACGGCGACCGGCGGTTCCTGGGCTATGTCTTCGGCCGCGAGTTCTGGGGCCGGGGCATAGGCACGCGGGCGGTGGCCCGGTTCCTGGAGCTGGAGCGCCACCGGCCCCTGCACGCGGACCCGTACGTGGGGAACGAGGGCTCGGTCCGCCTGCTGGAGAAGCTCGGCTTCCGCCGGACGGGCAGCACGGAGTGGAACGGCGAGGACGAGCACGTGATGCTGGTCCTGGGAGGGCCCGACTCGGCGGCCTAGGCGGTCCGGGCCCGGTGGCCTGGCGGCATGGTCGGGCTCAGATCGGGGCCCGGGGGCTCGGCCGGCTCAGGTCGGGGGTCCCGCTCAGGTCCGGGGTCGGGCCCAGGTCCGGGGTCGGGCCAGGACCCGTCCACGCGCGTGGCCGGGCCGTCCCGGTCACCCGCGCGGCCCGTGCGGGCTACGCCGCGCCCTTGCCGCCGCGGACCACCAGCGAGTCCAGCAGCTCCTGCGTCACCGCCGCGATCTCCTCCACCGCCTTGTCGAACGCCTCGGCGTTGTGCGGCGCGGGGTGGCGGAAGCCGGAGATCTTCCGTACGTACTGCAGAGCTGCCGCCCGCATGTCGTCGTCCGTGACAGTGTCGGCGTACGGGGGGCGCAGGGTCTTGATGCTTCGGCACATATGTACGACGGTACGCCGTGCCGGTGACATCCGGCCGTGGCCGCCGGGGCAGGCACCGAGGGCTACCAGCTCGTGACCAGCAGGTGGTTGACGGCCAGCGCCACCGCGGCCTGCGCGGCCAGCCACGCGCGGTGGTCGCGGGCCGGGAGCAGGGCGGCGGCCGGCAGCAGCCAGAGGGTGAACGGCAGCCAGATCCGCTCCGTCTCCGCCTTGCTGAGCCCCGAGAGATCGGCCGCCACGATGCAGGCGAGCCCGGCGACCGCCATGGCCGCCAGGGCGTACGCGGCGGGGGGCGCGGCACGCCGCGGCCAGGCGGTGCGCACCGCGCGCCGGGCGCCCGCCACCGCCGCCAGGCCGGCGCTGAG
Proteins encoded:
- a CDS encoding TetR/AcrR family transcriptional regulator gives rise to the protein MPYRRTPAVQARMDDRRHALLDAARALLADEGYGGCTVAAVAARAGIATGSVYRHFPSKSVLAVELFRSVVTAEVDAVSAAARRPDDPAAGVAAAAETFARRALARPRLAYALLAEPVDTAVETERLVFRRAFRDVLAARIAEGTAAGRLPRQDPLLTAAGLVGACAEALIGPLSGAVAGGAGADTPAHLVAFTLRALGVPHADDP
- a CDS encoding GNAT family N-acetyltransferase → MTDELRLRDVVEADLEVFLAHEHDPENVRRSHFPPRERERFLTHWRERVLGDPTGLVQTVEVDGRVAGNVVAWWDGDRRFLGYVFGREFWGRGIGTRAVARFLELERHRPLHADPYVGNEGSVRLLEKLGFRRTGSTEWNGEDEHVMLVLGGPDSAA
- a CDS encoding DUF2277 domain-containing protein produces the protein MCRSIKTLRPPYADTVTDDDMRAAALQYVRKISGFRHPAPHNAEAFDKAVEEIAAVTQELLDSLVVRGGKGAA